The sequence ATTGTTTACATTCCGGGCATTTCGTTGCGGAGTGTTCGAGGTCTACATGTCGTAAATGCGGACAGCGGCATCATACGCTGCTCCATCCGTATGTCAACGTTGCAGGTCAAGGGCAGAATGTGAATCAGTCATCCTCCCAGAAGAACAACAGAGGACCTCAAGCCGCGAACAGTCAGTTTCAGCAATCGAATCAGGCCCAAACCCGGAACAACTCTCAACACCTACAGACTACACCAATCCCAAGTACGTCTTCGCAAAATGCACGTCCGCCACCTCCCACCAATCCTTCCACTGTACACCACACTGCTACACAATCCAAAACACACCACCACTCAAAAACTGCACTACTGTCAACTGCTATTGTGAAGCTCGGTGATCGTCACGGAAATACCGTTCTTGCACGCGCTTTGTTGGACAGCGGGTCTCAAATATCACTAATAACAGAGAACCTGTCTCAACGTTTAAATTTCCGTCGACTTCGTGAGAATTTACCTGTTAAAGGAGTGGGTGGTTCTCTATCTGTTGCTAAACAATCAGTTCTAGCAACAATACTGTCCTGCAACTCTGAGTACAAGTCTTGCGAGGTACAGTTCTATGTACTGTCGAAGATTACGTCAAGCCTACCGCAACAGCACATCGATACTTCGTCGTGGAATCTGCCTACAGGAGTTTGCCTTGCGGATCCGAATTTCAATGAGCCTGGAGCTATCGATGTCATCTTGGGTGTCACAGTTTTTTACGATCTGCTGCTGAGTGCACAACTGAAGCTCTCCAACTCTGGACCGATTCTACGTGATACCGAACTTGGGTGGATTGTGGCAGGGGAGCTACCAGAAACCGCTTGCGTCAGCTACAGTACAGTTGCATCGTCTTCAGTAACCACGGAGCAAGTTTTTGAAGAACTCTCGAAGTTTTGGGAGTTGGAATCCTGTCACACGAAGAGCTGCTTATCCATCGAGGAATCTGCTTGTGAAGCCATTTTCGAGGAAACAACTGCAAGGAGCCCTGATGGGAAGTTTCGAGTTCAGTTACCGAAGAGAAAACACGTTCTGGAGAAGTTAGGGAGTTCAAGGGCGATAGCGAAGAAACGCTTCATCTCTATGGAGAGACGGCTGGATGCCAATTTGCAATTGAAAGCTATGTACACGGCATTCATGCATGAGTACGTTCAGATGGGACACATGAAAGAGGTACAGACGGACGACGAGGACTCGACTCCGGAATTCTTCATTCCCCATCACTGTGTGCTGAAACCAGACAGCACCACAACCAAACTTAGGGTGGTTTTTGATGCATCTTGTCCAACGGATACGGGTGTGTCCTTGAACGATGTATTGATGGTTGGGCCGGTCGTTCAAGATGATCTGCGAAGCATCTTACTGCGGTTCCGGATGCATAGGTACGCGGTCGTTGGAGACGCAGAAAAAGGTACCGAATGGTATGGCAGCAAGCATCGGATCAGTTGCTGCAcaagattttctggaggattcAAGTCAGGAGCCACTAAAAACGTATAAGCTCACCACAGTCACCTATGGCACATCATCTGCTACTAGGTGCCTGAATAAGTGCGCGGACGAGGGTGCGGAGCGCTATCCTGCAGCTGCAGCTGTCGTTAAAAAGTGTTTTTATGTAGATGATATGCTGGCAGGATCACACACAATAGAAGAAGGGAAGCAGCTATGCAAAGACGTGCTAGAGCTTCTGAAAGAGTATGGGTTCAACCTCAGAAAGTGGAATACAAACAATCCTGCGATTTTGGCTGAAATTCCTCCCGATCTAAGAGACGAGCGCGAAATTCTTGATCTGGACGAAAAGGCTACCGTGAAGACACTGGGTCTCACATGGGAACCGGCAGCAGATAAGTTTTGGATCAAGGTTCCCTACTGGAAGCCTGAAGGGCATGTTACCCATCGGATTGTGTTGTCCGAAATAGCACGCCTGTTCGACGAGTGGGTCCTGTAATAGTACAAGGAAAGATATTCCTGCGAGAACTTTGGAAAGCAAAATACACATGGGATGAACTGCTGTGCGCCGATCTACATTCACGTTGGTTAGAGTTCAGAAGCAATCTAGCCGACTTAGACGCGGTGTCAGTTCCACGGTGGATTGGCTTTGGTAAAGACGTGATCACTTGTGAATTCCATGGGTTCAGCGATGCTAGCGACAAGGCCTACGGAGCTGTCGTCTACTTACGCTGTGTGAACTTGGACGGAAGAATAACGGTCAATTTGATGATGGCCAAGTCAAAGGTTGCACCATTGGAAGATCTCagccgcaggaagaagaaacaatCCACACCTCGCCTGGAATTGTCGGCTGCGTTACTGTTGGCTCATCTGTACGAGAACGTCAAAGGCAGTCTGGAGATTTCAGCGCCTGCTTTCTTTTGGACGGATTCAACGATCGTCAAGTATTGGATCTCGTCACACCCATCGAGGTGGCAAGTCTTCGTGAGCAATCGTGTGTCGGAGATTCAGCATGCCACGAAAGGTGGCGTCTGGAATCACGTTCCGGGGATTGAAAATCCGGCCGATATCATATCGCGAGGAGCCACACCAGCGCAGCTAGTGAGTAATGCCCTATGGTGGCATGGACCGGATTGGCTTAGAAAGGATGTTAGCAACTGGCCTAAAAACATACTGGTCCCCGAGCAGCAGTTCGACTCGGTAACTCTGGAGGAGAGGCCACTTGTGTCCGCAGCTCTTCAAGCTCTTCCTCCAAGTGATGTATTTACACTTCGTTCTTCTTTGTTGAACCTTGTTCGACTGACCGCCTGGATACGTCGATTTTCTACAAATTGTCAACAAGGAAACAGCCAACAACGGAGGACTGGATCACTGAGTGCTGAGGAACACAACTTGGCGCTGCTAGCGTTGGTGAAGCTAGCCCAATCGGAATGCTTTCCACTAGAATTGGCGGATATTGTAGCTAAAAATGAAGTAAGACCAACTTCAAAACTACACAATCTTCACCCTGTTATGATCGATGGAATAATCTGTGTTGGTGGCCGGCTCGGAAATGCTCCGATCTCACCAGGTCGCAGACATCCAATGATCTTGGATAGCCATCATCCGTTAACTAAACTAATTCTGATTGATTATCATCATCGACTACTTCATGGAGGACCTCTATTGATGATAGCGTGCGTTCGTGAAAGATTTTGGCCGCTGAGCGTCCGGAATCTCGCCAGGAGGGTCCTACACGAGTGCATTAGGTGCTTCAGAGCAAGGCCACGCGTGCATGAGCAGTTGATGGGAGACCTTCCGCTCGAACGAGTGTCACCAGCGCCTGCATTCCAGCGAGTTGGCATAGATTATTGCGGTCCGTTCGAGCTTCAACCGGCAACTCGGAAAGGGGCACCGGTCAAGTGCTACCTTTGTCTATTCGTATGTTTAGCCTGCAAGGCCGTGCATATAGAGGTCGTTATGGATCTCACCAGCGATGCTTTCATAGCCGCACTCAGAAGGTTCACCGCAAGACGTGGGAGGCCAGTCCTTATACTTTGCGACAACGCTACCAACTTTGTTGGAGCACGAAGACAATTGTACGAGATACACAACATTTTTCGGCAAGATCAGTTCCAGGATCGAGTTTCAACGGAAGCGGCTCAAGACTCAATTGAGTTTAAGTTCATTCCCGCCAGATCTCCCAATTTCGGCGGCTTGTGGGAAGCCGCAGTGAAGTCAGTGAAAGGACATATGCGGAGAGTAATCGGAAACAGAATGCTGAAGTGTGATGAAATGCAAACGGTTGTCGCACAGATTGAAGCTTGCCTTAATTCGAGGCCGTTAACTCCAATGAGCAACGATCCCACGGATTTGGAGGTTTTAACGCCGGGGCACTTCCTCATCCAGCGACCGCTCACTGCAGTGCCTGAACCAAATCTCAGCGAGCTGCCAGAGAATAGGCTCAGCAGATGGCAGCGGGTTCAGCAATACAGTCAGGTGATCTGGAGACGTTGGTCGACGGATTATTTATCAAGTCTACAGAGTCGTAATAGATGGACGAGAAGCAGGGACAACCTCACTGTTGGTACAATGGTACTGTTAAAAGAAGACAACGTTCCACCGCTGAAATGGAGGTTGGGACGAGTCACGGAGGTTCATCCAGGTGCTGACGGGAATGTAAGGGTAGTCACGGTCCGTACAAAAGATGGGTCATATCGCAAAGAAGTGTCGAAGATTTGTATTCTTCCTATTCGAGATGGCCAACCGGCCGCAGAAGGACAGTAGGTCCTGAACAAATAAGTATTATCGCCCCCGTTGGGGCACTTTGGCATCTTGCGGTGTTACCCGCCGCTATCGCCAGGGGGCTAACTCCAAGTTACGTATATTCTCTTCTGTGTCGTTAGAAACAAACTGATCTGCTCTCCTTCGATAGTCGCTGTCTGCTGCACGTATGCCTGGACAACCCAACATCAATCCGTCTACAACAAACCAGAATAAGTATTTCCTGCCCTCATTTGGGGCAACCGTTGGCAATCTCGTGGTTAGCCAGTCACATCTGCCGAGGGGCCGATAACTGAGTTACGTTTCTACATGTTAAAATGCAAATTCCGGATCCAAAGCGTTGTTATTCTTCAACAGATTTGGACCCGTCCCTAGCACACCGTTATGAAGTCATCATGATCAGTGAAGATCAACCCTAGCCGTCAACAATCGTCGTTCGTCTCCAAGAATCTACTGCAGAAAATAAGGCTAAGTATGGCCCCATTAGGGGCACAATTGGCAGCTGACGGCATTTCATGCCGCATTCGCCAGGGGCCGCGCTTAAAGTTATGTTCTCCAACACCCCATGGTTTTCCGGATCCCAATCGGTTTTTCTATTTAACAGAAAACTTCGTCGAAGACTTCAACGTTACTTTGCCGTACCACAGCCACTCCAGCACTGCGTTACATGCCCCATCGGGGCAAACTTTGGCAGAATGGAGATCTCGTCCATTATCGCCAGGGGGCGATCGATAAGTTATGTCATTCCATTTGTTGTTATGTCTCGGATTCAAGTCGTCTCGTTCTTTGGCAGTATTCGAGTCAGGATCTTACGGTTGCAACACCATGGCAGGAGTATGAGTATCCAGAAGTCATCGAGAAGTAAGCGGTGATCATCTAGGAAACCGGACGGACAGAATTTGGATTCCAAGGAGATCGACGTCGACGAAAGTGTTGAAACTAATAGAATTAAGGTTTTGAAATGTTAGTTAGTAGAATTGAGTGAACTCAAGGTGGCCGGTATGTTGGATAATTAATTCATTTTCTTTGCGAACCACTGTATCAATACGCACTAGATGCGAACTGGTCAATGGCCAGTGGTTTGTTTCTCATCGTTTGCCACACGATAGCCTCTCTCGACCAAAGGCCTACAGAGATGATGCTCGCAGCATCCCGGTAGTAGGTAGATGTAGGGAGTATAGTTTTAGTTCTATCTCGACCGCCGGTGATACCGATCGTCGGCAGTGCGCCGCGTGTTCGTTATAGTGAATACAGTCCACAAAACTTTAAATAAACAGTTGTCGTTTTTGCCTAGGAGTGCGTAATTTATTCATTTGTGACCGTATCACATCGGTGGTTTCGCGCTTGATCCGACAAGTTGATTCGCGGGTGCTTTCGCTGAAGTGCGAACCGGGAGTATCCCacagtccatttaattcgaaattttacgaaacgaaacgaaatttaaatttttttttccgcggaatttttataaaatgggtTTTAGATTATGtacgaaattttgatttaacttttcatagtcaaataactgttttgcgaccaataatAGAGTCTATGATAAATCGCCGCATTCCCGTTTAAATAcaattggcgataaggcaataccccagcatttgtttTGAAAGGAatacatcgtggagcgtgtgctcccaaaGCTGGtcaatcagttcagttttatattagtaagtacgtatataaaaatatagaaattgtgtgatttttcgtttcaaatttcgttaaaaaccttatttcacttGAGAATTATGTGATTAAAcagaagcatacttcatattcatttatcagcgtggttttatggtattgagctaacttgaaattagaaaataaatgcatagatttcattttttcattcagTGGGATTCTCCGCCgtgcgtatacgcagatagagaattggtAATAGTATACATTTGTTAACTAGAATTATCCTGtaaacctttctaaaatgccCAAAGATATGtgtttcagattgaatttcacaaatGTGGCCGCAGAATTTTTACGGCAGTAGTTTACCAGatatgaaataatttaatcACAACTGAACGATTGcatgtttgtccttgtatatgtgtttgtgcatatgagatatgcaaaaaatgttgtGAAAATTCCATCATCAATCG comes from Armigeres subalbatus isolate Guangzhou_Male chromosome 2, GZ_Asu_2, whole genome shotgun sequence and encodes:
- the LOC134209034 gene encoding uncharacterized protein LOC134209034, which translates into the protein MPVPDLRQLVKQERHARISLDNIEEFLLSYQEDRDRGAVDLRVKKLDEIYEKYCEVRVSIEVLTDDLDVGEGPSGDGEEDASRLSAMAEARQRENEEIFKEFENKYFRLKQALLSKVSIPTEVGVERKPEVSQSSRTRFPELKLPTFSGRLSEWINFRDNFTSLIHDNAQLSTIDKFNYLRASLKDEALLQVNQIQVTSSNYTIAWGVLESKFENHKLIAQEHLKALFAVAPMKAESFQALNHILMTFKINLQQLEKLGEDTEQWSTLLAFMLSQKLDDDTLRQWETHHSSKNIPSYKARTTVLFYNQHRRVRVRHHTLLHPYVNVAGQGQNVNQSSSQKNNRGPQAANSQFQQSNQAQTRNNSQHLQTTPIPSTSSQNARPPPPTNPSTVHHTATQSKTHHHSKTALLSTAIVKLGDRHGNTVLARALLDSGSQISLITENLSQRLNFRRLRENLPVKGVGGSLSVAKQSVLATILSCNSEYKSCEVQFYVLSKITSSLPQQHIDTSSWNLPTGVCLADPNFNEPGAIDVILGVTVFYDLLLSAQLKLSNSGPILRDTELGWIVAGELPETACVSYSTVASSSVTTEQVFEELSKFWELESCHTKSCLSIEESACEAIFEETTARSPDGKFRVQLPKRKHVLEKLGSSRAIAKKRFISMERRLDANLQLKAMYTAFMHEYVQMGHMKEVQTDDEDSTPEFFIPHHCVLKPDSTTTKLRMICEASYCGSGCIGTRSLETQKKVPNGMAASIGSVAAQDFLEDSSQEPLKTYKLTTVTYGTSSATRCLNKCADEGAERYPAAAAVVKKCFYVDDMLAGSHTIEEGKQLCKDVLELLKEYGFNLRKWNTNNPAILAEIPPDLRDEREILDLDEKATVKTLGLTWEPAADKFWIKVPYWKPEGHVTHRIVLSEIARLFDEWVL
- the LOC134209035 gene encoding uncharacterized protein LOC134209035 — encoded protein: MAKSKVAPLEDLSRRKKKQSTPRLELSAALLLAHLYENVKGSLEISAPAFFWTDSTIVKYWISSHPSRWQVFVSNRVSEIQHATKGGVWNHVPGIENPADIISRGATPAQLVSNALWWHGPDWLRKDVSNWPKNILVPEQQFDSVTLEERPLVSAALQALPPSDVFTLRSSLLNLVRLTAWIRRFSTNCQQGNSQQRRTGSLSAEEHNLALLALVKLAQSECFPLELADIVAKNEVRPTSKLHNLHPVMIDGIICVGGRLGNAPISPGRRHPMILDSHHPLTKLILIDYHHRLLHGGPLLMIACVRERFWPLSVRNLARRVLHECIRCFRARPRVHEQLMGDLPLERVSPAPAFQRVGIDYCGPFELQPATRKGAPVKCYLCLFVCLACKAVHIEVVMDLTSDAFIAALRRFTARRGRPVLILCDNATNFVGARRQLYEIHNIFRQDQFQDRVSTEAAQDSIEFKFIPARSPNFGGLWEAAVKSVKGHMRRVIGNRMLKCDEMQTVVAQIEACLNSRPLTPMSNDPTDLEVLTPGHFLIQRPLTAVPEPNLSELPENRLSRWQRVQQYSQVIWRRWSTDYLSSLQSRNRWTRSRDNLTVGTMVLLKEDNVPPLKWRLGRVTEVHPGADGNVRVVTVRTKDGSYRKEVSKICILPIRDGQPAAEGQ